One stretch of Bacteroidota bacterium DNA includes these proteins:
- a CDS encoding proton-conducting transporter membrane subunit: MTELIFLAGLPFVGIVANYFFHNRKIQYSISLSIAIVHLVTSYLIFSGIYSPTENEFIRFDALSKLFLLVLSHIYFWVVFVSYSYLNRSALVNEEKSKQMYFMMLNLYLFANTLALISNHLGLFWVASETTTLSVAPLIYYYRDEESLEAMWKYLFLVSVGIAFAFIGFLFLTLSASGTVLEGQQLLISSYTRFATTLNPIWLKASFIFVFVGLSTKIGIAPMHPGDIDATSNAPSPAAALMSGSLRGTALLGLMRVYQIMVPTVTADFARTILTIGGMFSLFVAFVFMFKVVNYKRMLAYSSVEHLGLITLGIGTGGIAFAGSMLHMVFNSMTKVVLFFNAGNIHRAYRSREVTSVWNVLNAMPWTGWLFLFGFFAIIAMPPFGIFFSELMIFQGLMEKPFLLAAVLFFLFFIFVGMSKTVFQMLYTAAPKDHKAIPAEKFDIMHFSSLVLLIVLIALGLFMPQQLYITIVQISKDFGITI, translated from the coding sequence ATGACGGAACTTATTTTTTTAGCAGGACTGCCGTTTGTCGGCATTGTAGCGAACTATTTTTTTCATAACAGAAAAATACAGTATAGTATATCCCTGTCCATTGCTATTGTGCATCTCGTTACATCGTATCTCATCTTCTCGGGTATTTACTCTCCCACGGAAAATGAATTTATCCGATTTGATGCATTAAGCAAACTGTTCTTATTGGTGCTTTCACACATTTATTTTTGGGTGGTGTTTGTTTCCTATTCCTACCTGAATCGCTCTGCACTGGTGAACGAAGAAAAAAGCAAGCAGATGTATTTTATGATGTTGAATTTATACTTGTTTGCCAACACGCTCGCTCTTATCAGTAATCATTTGGGATTATTTTGGGTTGCGTCTGAAACGACAACGCTTAGTGTTGCTCCATTGATCTATTATTATCGCGACGAAGAATCCCTGGAAGCAATGTGGAAATATCTCTTTCTTGTTTCCGTTGGTATTGCCTTTGCATTTATTGGATTTTTATTCCTGACACTTTCGGCAAGCGGAACAGTTCTTGAAGGACAACAGCTGTTAATTTCTTCCTACACTCGATTTGCCACAACACTCAATCCCATTTGGCTTAAGGCAAGTTTTATTTTTGTTTTTGTCGGACTCAGTACAAAGATAGGTATTGCACCAATGCATCCCGGTGATATTGATGCTACAAGCAATGCACCAAGTCCTGCCGCAGCATTAATGTCTGGTTCTTTACGGGGAACTGCACTGCTCGGATTAATGCGCGTTTACCAAATTATGGTGCCGACAGTGACTGCGGATTTTGCAAGAACAATTTTGACTATTGGCGGTATGTTTTCACTGTTTGTGGCATTCGTCTTTATGTTCAAAGTTGTGAATTATAAAAGAATGCTTGCCTATTCTAGTGTGGAGCATCTCGGTCTTATCACTCTTGGCATCGGAACCGGCGGTATCGCCTTTGCAGGATCGATGCTGCACATGGTATTTAATTCTATGACGAAAGTCGTATTGTTCTTTAATGCCGGTAACATTCATCGAGCATATCGGTCTCGTGAAGTAACATCGGTGTGGAATGTATTAAATGCAATGCCATGGACAGGTTGGCTTTTCCTTTTCGGCTTCTTTGCCATTATTGCTATGCCCCCCTTCGGCATATTTTTCAGCGAATTAATGATCTTTCAAGGTTTAATGGAAAAACCGTTTCTTCTGGCCGCAGTATTATTTTTTCTTTTTTTTATTTTTGTCGGAATGAGTAAGACGGTATTTCAAATGCTCTACACAGCTGCCCCAAAAGATCACAAAGCGATTCCAGCAGAGAAATTTGATATCATGCATTTTTCGTCATTAGTACTGCTTATAGTATTAATTGCTCTTGGTCTATTCATGCCACAGCAGTTATACATCACTATTGTTCAAATCTCAAAAGATTTCGGGATTACCATATGA